DNA sequence from the Parasphaerochaeta coccoides DSM 17374 genome:
GTATCCTTCTGGATGTCGGCAAGCATTTCCTCACCGATCCGGCTCATCTTTACCTCGGTATATCTCATGGCAGCCGGCGGGTCGCCATCTATGGAACCGAAGTTTCCCTGTGGCCGGACGACCGGATAGCGCAGGGAGAAATCCTGGGCAAGGCGTACCAAGGCATCATAGACAGAGGCATCCCCATGGGGATGGTATTTACCCAGGACATCACCGACGACCCTGGCCGATTTCTTGAACGGCGTGTTCGCACGCAAACCCATCTCATACATATCGTACAGGATGCGTCTATGGACTGGTTTCAGACCATCACGGACATCAGGCAGTGCGCGGCTTACTATGACCGACATGGCATAATTGAGATAGGAGGTCTTCATCTCCTGGGAAACTTCAATTTTTATGATTCTGGACTCTTTTTCTTCCACGATATGTTCCTCGTTCCTCATACGTCCAGGTTGGACACGTATGTCGCGTTTTCTTCAATGAAAACCCTGCGCGGCTCCACTTCCTCTCCCATGAGCATGGAAAAGACCTGGTCAGCTTCGATGGCGTCCTCCAGACAAACCTGCGTAATCATGCGGGTGTCAGGATTCATCGTAGTCTCCCACAGCTGGTCAGGGTTCATCTCTCCCAGACCTTTGTAACGCTGGATGGCGGCTTTGTTTCCATCGGGTCCGACATTGTTCTCTGTAAGGATTCGCACGCGGGCATCCTCGTCATACGCATAGGAAACACTCTTGCCGACCGTAATCTTATAAAGGGGAGGCATGGCAAAATAGACATAACCCTTTTCAATCAGGGGTCTCATGTAACGGAAGAAGAATGTCAGCAACAATGTCCTGATATGCGAACCATCGACATCAGCATCAGCCATGATGATGACTTTGTGATATCGTACCTTCTCGGCATCAAAATGAGAACCCAAGCCAGCTCCCAGGCTGGCGATGACCGGCGTGAGCTTATCATTGTCCATGACCTTTTCTTCCCGCGCCTTCTCGACGTTGAGCATCTTGCCCCACAAAGGAAGGATTGCCTGACACTGGCGGTCGCGTCCCTGCTTGGCGCTCCCTCCTGCCGAATCTCCCTCGACAATGAAGATTTCACTCTTTGCCGGATCCTTTTCAGCGCAAGGAGCCAGTTTTCCGGGCAAGCCCAGTCCTTCAGCACTCTTACGCACCCGCGCACGGGCGTCACGGGCGGCCATGCGTGCCTTGGCTGCGCTCACGCATTTCTCCAGTATCATCTCCGTCACAGCCGGGAACTCATCAAAATAATTAGTCAGGTTTTCATAGACGACGGATGTCACAATGCCCTGGACCCGCTGGTTTCCCAGCTTCATCTTGGTCTGACCCTCGAACTGGGGATCAGGAATCTTGATGGACACAATGGCGGTCAATCCCTCTCTCAGGTCATCGGTCGTCAACGGGTCGGTGAATTTCTTGGTGAGCTTGGCATTCTTTTTCAACTGCTCGTTCACCGCACGGGTCATGCCGCTCCTGAAACCTGAAAGATGCGTACCGCCTTCACGGGTATTGATGTTGTTGACGAAGGTATAGAGAATCTCATCGTACCGATCATTGTACTGAAGGGCTATGTCAATCTTCAGGTCATCCTTTTCTCTTTCAAAGAAAATAGGTTCAGGATGAATCGTCTTGTTGTTTTTGTTGAGATATTCAACAAAGCTCTTGATGCCGCCTTCAAAACAGAAATTCCGTTCCTTCTTCTCCTCTGTGCGCTCATCTCCGACGGAGATGGTGATGCCCTTGTTGAGGAACGCCAGCTCGCGGAAACGCTCCGCCAGGGTAGTGTAGCTGTACTCGTCGGTATCCATGATTGTCGTATCCGCCTTGAAGCGGACAATGGTCCCGGTACGGTCAGTCTGTCCTATGACCTC
Encoded proteins:
- the gyrB gene encoding DNA topoisomerase (ATP-hydrolyzing) subunit B, with translation MADAEGSRKYTANSIQVLKGLEAVRKRPGMYIGSTGIEGLHHLVYEIVDNSIDEAMAGYCDYIRITIEPGQIITVEDNGRGIPVDIHPVENKSTLEVVLTMLHAGGKFDKGSYKVSGGLHGVGSSVVNALSEWMEVTVHRAPNVYRQVYHKGIPDAPVEVIGQTDRTGTIVRFKADTTIMDTDEYSYTTLAERFRELAFLNKGITISVGDERTEEKKERNFCFEGGIKSFVEYLNKNNKTIHPEPIFFEREKDDLKIDIALQYNDRYDEILYTFVNNINTREGGTHLSGFRSGMTRAVNEQLKKNAKLTKKFTDPLTTDDLREGLTAIVSIKIPDPQFEGQTKMKLGNQRVQGIVTSVVYENLTNYFDEFPAVTEMILEKCVSAAKARMAARDARARVRKSAEGLGLPGKLAPCAEKDPAKSEIFIVEGDSAGGSAKQGRDRQCQAILPLWGKMLNVEKAREEKVMDNDKLTPVIASLGAGLGSHFDAEKVRYHKVIIMADADVDGSHIRTLLLTFFFRYMRPLIEKGYVYFAMPPLYKITVGKSVSYAYDEDARVRILTENNVGPDGNKAAIQRYKGLGEMNPDQLWETTMNPDTRMITQVCLEDAIEADQVFSMLMGEEVEPRRVFIEENATYVSNLDV